In a genomic window of Thiolapillus brandeum:
- a CDS encoding BamA/TamA family outer membrane protein, with protein sequence MEKILVLSSLLLCLAGNAGADYITLDESEKYGETRWGAVPYAFKTEALGTAVGAAAYVGGINQPQSSLVGAAFTTSNDSWLIAGALNNFRFDNLDRWFFDLYAQGSHFTDQRFYDSTHRLTSSSSGSHDSSPDDYVSGISNDLHVEISARYVLPIGAGREQPLSIFKTRKGIPYTRPTGGSQWNPLSSGKTILGSKYFYRYRDLQKIDDENLVRANTNGLELWLDYNNTDFLPNASYGSRQKFTVTRDFGLGDSANSWTNLELDLSKYIDLGTSDWFRQQVLALNFWTSHTPTWKADKDSGFIYHRPPPGFGSELGGFDRMRAYPQGRFHDKSAVYYTAEMRLMPQVNGLDTLPLLKYLEIDWWQVVAFAEAGRVSPGYDTDLYFKDLKWDVGLSFRVMAFRVPLRLDWAISDEDYSIWAMYKQPFAR encoded by the coding sequence ATGGAAAAAATCCTGGTCTTGTCATCACTGCTGTTGTGTCTGGCGGGAAATGCCGGTGCAGACTACATCACTCTTGATGAAAGCGAAAAATACGGGGAAACCCGCTGGGGAGCCGTACCCTATGCCTTCAAAACCGAGGCTCTGGGCACCGCCGTCGGGGCGGCCGCCTATGTGGGCGGCATCAACCAGCCACAATCCAGTCTGGTGGGCGCTGCCTTTACTACCAGCAACGATTCATGGCTTATTGCCGGGGCACTGAACAACTTCCGTTTTGACAACCTGGATCGCTGGTTCTTTGATCTGTATGCCCAGGGCAGCCATTTCACTGACCAGCGTTTCTATGACAGCACTCACCGGCTTACTTCCAGTAGTTCCGGCAGCCATGATTCCTCTCCTGACGACTATGTTTCCGGCATCAGCAATGATCTTCATGTCGAGATCAGCGCCCGCTACGTACTTCCCATTGGCGCTGGCAGGGAACAGCCATTGAGCATATTCAAGACCCGAAAAGGCATACCTTATACCAGGCCCACCGGCGGCTCACAATGGAATCCCCTCAGCAGTGGCAAGACGATTCTGGGCAGCAAGTACTTCTACCGCTACCGGGATCTGCAGAAAATCGATGATGAAAACCTGGTTAGAGCCAATACCAATGGCCTGGAACTGTGGCTGGACTACAACAACACGGACTTCCTGCCGAATGCCTCCTATGGCAGCCGTCAGAAGTTCACCGTCACCCGGGATTTCGGCCTGGGTGACAGCGCCAACAGCTGGACAAACCTGGAACTGGATCTAAGCAAGTATATCGACCTGGGCACCTCTGACTGGTTTCGCCAACAGGTGCTGGCGCTGAACTTCTGGACCTCTCATACCCCTACCTGGAAAGCGGACAAGGACAGCGGATTCATTTACCACCGCCCCCCGCCGGGTTTTGGCTCTGAACTCGGTGGATTCGACCGTATGCGCGCCTATCCTCAAGGCCGGTTTCACGACAAGTCTGCCGTCTATTACACCGCAGAAATGCGCTTGATGCCCCAAGTCAATGGTCTGGACACTCTGCCCCTGCTCAAATATCTGGAAATCGACTGGTGGCAGGTGGTCGCCTTCGCGGAGGCTGGGCGGGTTTCGCCCGGTTACGATACAGATCTGTATTTCAAAGACTTGAAATGGGATGTCGGTCTGAGTTTTCGTGTCATGGCTTTTCGCGTGCCTCTGCGCCTCGATTGGGCCATCTCCGATGAAGACTACTCCATCTGGGCCATGTACAAGCAACCGTTTGCACGCTGA
- a CDS encoding alpha/beta hydrolase yields MHQAPKAMIFRTIFLALLLISNIQAEEVSFKYNGMQLRGNLEKSDNWPAGPVVLMTHGTLAHNRMEIISTLQELFAENGISSLAINLSLGLNHRSSSMYDCTTPHVHKHTDAVREIGAWVEWLTFEDVKDIVLLGHSRGGNQTAWYAAEQPDKRVSHIILLAPQIWSAEYAAQDYEHRYGKPLQPVLDKALSLVEAGKGRKMLEHVDFIYCKDTSVSAEAFVSYYQPDPRMDTPYLLPKIQQPVLLFVGTEDKVVRGLKEKLDKLPNRPPNLDVEIIQGADHFFRDLYAEDVVEKSLEFMGR; encoded by the coding sequence ATGCATCAAGCACCCAAGGCAATGATATTCCGAACCATTTTTCTCGCACTGCTGTTGATCAGCAACATTCAGGCTGAAGAAGTCAGTTTCAAATACAATGGCATGCAATTGCGGGGAAACCTCGAAAAAAGCGACAATTGGCCTGCCGGACCCGTGGTCCTCATGACCCACGGCACCCTCGCCCACAACCGTATGGAAATCATCAGCACCCTGCAGGAACTGTTTGCGGAAAACGGCATCAGTAGTCTGGCCATCAACCTCAGCCTTGGTTTGAACCATCGTTCCAGCAGCATGTATGACTGCACCACCCCTCATGTCCACAAGCACACAGATGCTGTCAGGGAAATTGGCGCCTGGGTGGAATGGCTGACATTTGAAGACGTCAAGGATATCGTGTTGCTGGGTCACTCCCGCGGTGGCAATCAAACGGCCTGGTATGCCGCTGAACAACCGGATAAGCGTGTATCCCATATCATCCTTCTGGCCCCGCAAATCTGGTCTGCCGAATATGCCGCACAAGATTATGAACATCGCTATGGCAAACCTTTGCAACCCGTCCTCGACAAAGCCCTTTCCCTGGTTGAAGCCGGCAAAGGCAGGAAAATGCTCGAGCATGTGGACTTTATCTACTGCAAGGACACATCCGTCAGTGCCGAGGCATTTGTAAGCTACTATCAACCTGATCCACGCATGGATACGCCCTACCTGCTCCCGAAGATCCAACAGCCTGTACTGCTGTTCGTGGGAACAGAAGACAAGGTGGTCAGGGGCCTGAAGGAAAAACTGGACAAGCTTCCCAATCGGCCACCAAACCTCGACGTGGAGATCATCCAGGGCGCCGATCATTTCTTTCGGGATCTGTACGCAGAAGACGTGGTGGAAAAGTCACTGGAATTCATGGGCAGGTAA
- a CDS encoding ArsR/SmtB family transcription factor — MAEESFKKALFAQFARVARAMSNGHRLELLEFLAQSERSVDELARLSGLSVANTSQHLQQLRQAGLVSSRKAGQKVFYRISADDVLMLFNALREVAERHIADVGQLIQTYLEVKDCLEPLPARELLSRVREGLVTVVDVRPPEEYAASHIPGAISIPLAELEQRLDELDPDKEIVAYCRGPHCVLAFDAVAMLRDRGRKASRFEGGLPEWRLQGHEVETGGVG, encoded by the coding sequence ATGGCGGAAGAAAGCTTCAAGAAGGCCTTGTTTGCCCAGTTTGCCCGAGTAGCCAGGGCCATGAGCAATGGGCACCGTCTGGAGCTGCTGGAGTTTCTGGCCCAGTCTGAACGCAGCGTGGATGAATTGGCGCGCCTGTCCGGCCTGTCGGTCGCCAATACTTCCCAGCATTTGCAGCAATTGCGGCAGGCGGGCCTGGTATCCTCCCGGAAGGCCGGGCAGAAGGTGTTCTACCGTATCAGTGCCGATGATGTCCTGATGCTGTTCAACGCATTGCGTGAAGTGGCTGAGCGGCATATTGCCGATGTGGGACAGCTTATTCAGACCTATCTGGAAGTAAAAGACTGTCTTGAACCCCTCCCGGCCAGGGAGTTGCTTTCCAGGGTCAGGGAAGGACTGGTCACGGTGGTGGATGTACGTCCCCCTGAGGAGTACGCAGCCAGCCATATACCGGGGGCCATCAGCATTCCTCTGGCGGAGTTGGAGCAGCGGCTCGATGAGCTGGATCCGGACAAGGAAATCGTGGCGTACTGCAGAGGTCCTCACTGTGTACTGGCTTTTGATGCGGTAGCCATGCTCCGGGACAGGGGAAGAAAAGCCTCCCGTTTTGAGGGGGGGCTTCCTGAATGGCGGCTTCAGGGGCATGAAGTGGAAACCGGGGGGGTGGGCTGA
- a CDS encoding TlpA family protein disulfide reductase, producing the protein MKNIVLVLMLSLFLQGPAGATGRGLTLLEDKPAAPDFSLKDIDGDSYHFSELKGKVVIVNFWATWCPPCRAEMPSMQRAWEQLREEGVMMLAVDVGEDEDAIFEFTASYPVEFPILLDTDSSVSEAWKVQGLPTTFVIDQWGRKVYRAVGGREWDTPELLKKIRELKEVP; encoded by the coding sequence ATGAAAAATATAGTCCTTGTTCTTATGCTCTCCCTGTTTCTGCAGGGACCGGCGGGTGCCACCGGCCGGGGGCTTACCCTCCTCGAGGACAAACCGGCTGCTCCTGATTTCAGCCTCAAGGATATCGATGGAGACAGTTACCACTTCAGTGAGCTGAAAGGCAAGGTGGTCATCGTTAATTTCTGGGCTACCTGGTGTCCGCCCTGCCGGGCGGAAATGCCCTCCATGCAGCGTGCCTGGGAACAGCTCAGGGAAGAGGGTGTCATGATGCTGGCTGTCGATGTGGGCGAGGATGAAGATGCCATTTTCGAGTTTACCGCCAGCTATCCCGTGGAGTTCCCCATACTGCTGGATACGGATTCCAGCGTCAGCGAAGCCTGGAAGGTGCAAGGGCTGCCTACTACTTTCGTCATCGACCAGTGGGGACGCAAGGTGTACCGGGCCGTGGGAGGCCGGGAATGGGATACGCCGGAATTGCTGAAGAAAATCCGGGAACTCAAGGAAGTACCTTGA
- a CDS encoding zinc ribbon-containing protein, which translates to MKDLPDPKDPVELIGQAYERLLESAIDDARELEDKTGPVLHQLIDKARQKLSDMGELTAEEIDQISEYLKRDLRDAANYVVETGEDVKTWLGFDLSLIADRLRELFIQAADQTTIELQQLQEQAEAAGYHTGEITGPGTLVCDGCGEELHFYKPGRIPPCPKCHGTSFHRKSA; encoded by the coding sequence ATGAAAGATCTGCCCGACCCAAAAGACCCAGTAGAACTTATTGGTCAAGCCTATGAACGCCTGCTGGAGTCTGCGATTGATGATGCCAGGGAGCTGGAAGACAAAACCGGGCCGGTGCTGCATCAGCTCATCGATAAGGCACGGCAGAAGCTGTCTGATATGGGTGAGCTCACCGCCGAAGAGATCGACCAGATTTCTGAATACCTCAAACGTGATCTCCGGGATGCTGCCAACTATGTGGTAGAGACGGGAGAGGATGTCAAAACCTGGTTGGGTTTCGATCTGTCTCTGATTGCTGACCGGTTGCGTGAGTTGTTCATCCAGGCGGCGGATCAGACCACTATCGAACTCCAGCAATTGCAGGAGCAGGCTGAGGCAGCCGGATACCATACCGGAGAGATTACCGGCCCCGGTACCCTGGTGTGTGATGGTTGTGGTGAGGAACTGCATTTCTACAAGCCTGGACGCATTCCTCCCTGTCCCAAGTGCCATGGAACTTCTTTCCACCGGAAGTCCGCCTGA